A stretch of Phycisphaerae bacterium DNA encodes these proteins:
- a CDS encoding pectate lyase, whose protein sequence is MRRVPVLIGLIIILFCFAFDVIASVPAFPGAQGWGAVATGGRGGVVYEVTNLNDSGAGSLRDALNHNTPRTIVFRVSGTIHLNSKLNLYYGNVTIAGQTAPGDGICIANGTLYAGYDNVIIRYIRCRLGDQWPDGTDNNDDDATWGRYGDRIIFDHVTASWSVDETFSYYVNTNFTAQWCLMSESLYASHHEKGNHGYGGIWGNTNSSWHHNLLAHHTSRNPRVDGEITNNVDMRNNVIYNWGFNSCYGGEKATVNIVNCYYKYGPATGSGVKDRIVQPSLRKDANGVVTVPHVYGQWFITGNYVDGYPSVTADNWLGVDPDGGSAERSLCKSTTPFSVATTYPVTEQTAQNAYYYVLRDVGCNLVRDSIDTRILNEVSTRTANYGGAYGVNKGIIDSQTTVGGWPSLNSLPAPADSDHDGMPDEWEIQHGLNPNDAIDRNGDYNSDGYTNLEKYINSLCPDPYAPKPNPLVWAQAPYVSGAYTITMTADAATDLTGVEYYFANITDPNHNSGWQDSTEFIDTGLADGITYTYQVKARNKNISQNETFWSNEASAAASRYICSSTIASDFDDNCQVDFFDYVILSDIWTGDWLNILQFAEDWLTCNRTPAAECWQ, encoded by the coding sequence ATGAGAAGAGTCCCTGTCCTGATTGGGCTCATTATAATCCTGTTCTGCTTTGCATTTGACGTTATAGCTTCAGTGCCGGCGTTTCCCGGCGCCCAGGGCTGGGGGGCTGTGGCAACAGGCGGCAGAGGCGGCGTTGTTTATGAAGTTACAAATCTTAACGATTCCGGCGCCGGTTCGCTGCGAGATGCGCTGAATCACAATACGCCTCGTACAATAGTCTTCCGTGTCTCGGGAACAATTCACCTGAATTCAAAACTTAATTTATATTACGGCAATGTAACAATCGCAGGACAGACCGCACCGGGCGACGGAATATGTATAGCAAACGGCACATTATATGCAGGCTATGACAATGTGATTATCAGATATATCCGCTGCCGGCTTGGAGACCAATGGCCTGATGGAACAGATAACAACGACGATGACGCGACGTGGGGACGATACGGCGACAGAATAATTTTCGACCATGTGACGGCAAGTTGGTCTGTTGATGAAACGTTTTCTTACTATGTCAACACAAACTTCACCGCACAGTGGTGCCTGATGTCGGAGAGCCTGTACGCATCTCATCATGAAAAAGGAAATCACGGCTACGGCGGAATATGGGGCAATACGAACAGTTCATGGCATCATAATCTGCTGGCGCACCATACATCGCGTAATCCGCGGGTTGACGGGGAAATAACAAACAATGTCGATATGCGCAATAATGTGATATACAACTGGGGCTTCAACAGTTGCTATGGCGGTGAAAAAGCAACAGTTAATATAGTCAACTGCTATTATAAGTATGGGCCTGCGACAGGCAGCGGTGTTAAGGACCGTATTGTTCAACCCAGTCTGCGAAAAGATGCCAATGGCGTCGTCACTGTTCCGCACGTTTACGGGCAATGGTTTATCACCGGCAATTATGTTGACGGATACCCCTCCGTAACAGCGGATAACTGGCTTGGAGTTGACCCGGACGGCGGCAGTGCCGAAAGAAGTCTTTGTAAATCAACGACGCCTTTCTCTGTTGCGACTACATATCCTGTAACAGAGCAAACCGCGCAGAATGCTTACTATTACGTGCTTAGAGATGTCGGATGCAATCTCGTGCGAGATTCAATCGATACACGTATTTTAAATGAAGTATCGACTCGTACTGCAAATTACGGCGGCGCGTATGGCGTGAATAAAGGAATTATAGATTCGCAAACAACAGTTGGCGGCTGGCCGAGTTTAAATTCTCTCCCCGCCCCTGCCGACAGTGACCATGATGGTATGCCTGACGAGTGGGAAATCCAGCACGGCCTGAATCCCAATGATGCAATAGACCGAAACGGCGACTACAACAGCGACGGCTACACCAATCTGGAAAAATATATCAACAGCCTATGTCCAGACCCTTATGCACCAAAACCAAATCCGCTTGTCTGGGCACAGGCACCTTACGTAAGCGGCGCTTATACTATTACAATGACCGCAGATGCGGCGACCGACCTAACCGGCGTGGAATATTATTTCGCAAATATTACCGACCCTAATCACAATTCAGGCTGGCAAGACAGTACAGAATTTATCGATACAGGTTTAGCTGATGGCATTACATATACTTATCAGGTAAAAGCACGTAACAAGAACATCAGCCAAAATGAAACATTCTGGTCAAACGAGGCATCGGCTGCAGCTTCGAGATATATTTGTTCCAGCACGATAGCTTCGGACTTCGATGACAATTGCCAGGTTGACTTTTTCGATTATGTCATTCTTTCGGATATATGGACTGGCGATTGGCTCAATATTCTCCAGTTCGCGGAAGACTGGCTAACCTGCAATCGCACCCCTGCCGCAGAATGCTGGCAATAA